In Populus alba chromosome 1, ASM523922v2, whole genome shotgun sequence, a single window of DNA contains:
- the LOC118061240 gene encoding protein SENSITIVITY TO RED LIGHT REDUCED 1, whose amino-acid sequence MAASAKLPVPDKHTKNEDWTVVLPRRGKRRTCSRRNSTPEAKQQPWVPTELESDPDRELKLIQRMEICIKKVESSQFYQNFLELVENPDILNSFHKVLGLELEMPMVIYGIGSIESYETPRFQLSLAILMKRKFNWIGDVEVFDPILSATESRVLESLGCSVLSVNEQGRRRATKPTLFYMPHCEAELYNNLLQANWELELLNHIVLFGNSFEMYEFLSEIKNSFIVDSTGHILAARKFTDEHVLKIASDDYFAAFHDSSWHFFSPALDTELLLVKN is encoded by the coding sequence ATGGCAGCTTCTGCAAAACTCCCTGTTCCTGACAAGCACACCAAAAATGAAGACTGGACAGTTGTGTTACCTCGTCGAGGTAAAAGGAGGACATGTTCCCGGAGAAATAGTACTCCAGAAGCTAAACAGCAGCCATGGGTGCCAACTGAGCTTGAATCAGATCCAGATAGAGAATTGAAGTTGATACAAAGGATGGAAATCTGTATCAAGAAAGTTGAGAGCTCTCAATTCTATCAGAACTTTTTGGAGCTAGTCGAAAATCCTGACATCCTGAATTCTTTTCACAAGGTTCTGGGCTTGGAACTGGAGATGCCAATGGTGATATATGGAATTGGCAGCATTGAATCATATGAAACCCCTCGATTTCAGCTTAGCCTTGCAATCTTGATGAAGAGGAAGTTCAACTGGATTGGGGACGTGGAGGTTTTTGATCCAATTCTTTCTGCAACGGAATCTCGGGTTCTGGAATCCCTTGGCTGTTCTGTTCTATCTGTAAATGAGCAAGGTCGCAGACGAGCTACAAAGCCAACACTTTTCTATATGCCACATTGTGAGGCAGAGTTATACAACAATCTCTTACAGGCAAACTGGGAGTTGGAACTGCTGAATCATATTGTATTATTTGGAAATAGCTTTGAGATGTATGAGTTCTTGTCAGAGATTAAGAACTCCTTTATTGTTGATTCAACGGGGCATATTTTGGCTGCTCGAAAATTCACAGATGAGCATGTACTCAAGATAGCTTCGGATGATTATTTTGCTGCTTTTCATGATTCAAGCTGGCATTTCTTCAGCCCCGCTCTTGATACTGAGCTGCTgctagttaaaaattaa